Proteins co-encoded in one Halorussus lipolyticus genomic window:
- a CDS encoding histone deacetylase family protein codes for MNFGYSEECLAHDTGERHPENPDRLRAIREGLARKHGVEYVDGDPATADCVKAVHDTDYVAEFREFCESGGGNWDPDTVAVRATWEAALQSAGLACWAAEAALDGEDGRNTPFSLGRPPGHHAVEDDAMGFCFFNNAAVAARHVIEADDRDAESVAIFDWDVHHGNGTQDIFYDAGDVFYASLHEEGLYPGTGDIGETGEGEGAGTTLNVPLPAGAGDPEYRDTFDELIRPALRDFDPDLLLVSAGFDAHRHDPISRMRVSTEGYGMLTDRVRDLADEMGSALAFVLEGGYGLDTLSSSVAEVHETFDGKRPLTPDDEADDDVTELIAEVQESHPIFEE; via the coding sequence ATGAACTTCGGCTACAGCGAGGAGTGTCTCGCCCACGATACCGGCGAGCGCCATCCCGAGAACCCCGACCGACTCCGCGCCATCAGGGAAGGACTGGCGCGAAAGCACGGCGTCGAATACGTCGATGGCGACCCAGCGACCGCTGACTGCGTGAAAGCGGTCCACGACACCGACTACGTCGCGGAGTTCCGCGAGTTCTGCGAGTCGGGTGGCGGGAACTGGGACCCCGACACCGTGGCGGTCCGAGCGACGTGGGAGGCCGCGCTCCAGTCGGCCGGGTTGGCCTGCTGGGCCGCCGAGGCCGCCCTCGACGGCGAGGACGGTCGGAACACCCCCTTCTCGCTCGGCCGACCGCCGGGCCACCACGCCGTCGAAGACGACGCGATGGGTTTTTGCTTCTTCAACAACGCCGCAGTCGCGGCCCGCCACGTCATCGAGGCCGACGACCGGGATGCCGAGTCGGTCGCCATCTTCGACTGGGACGTGCATCACGGCAACGGGACCCAAGACATCTTCTACGACGCCGGCGACGTGTTCTACGCCTCGCTTCACGAGGAGGGCCTCTATCCCGGCACGGGCGACATCGGAGAGACCGGCGAGGGCGAGGGCGCGGGCACCACCCTCAACGTCCCGCTCCCGGCGGGCGCTGGCGACCCCGAGTACCGCGACACCTTCGACGAGTTGATTCGACCCGCCCTCCGGGACTTCGACCCGGACCTCCTGCTCGTCAGCGCGGGGTTCGACGCCCACCGCCACGACCCCATCTCCCGGATGCGGGTCTCGACGGAGGGTTACGGCATGCTGACCGACCGCGTGCGGGACCTCGCCGACGAGATGGGTTCGGCGCTCGCGTTCGTCCTCGAAGGCGGGTACGGTCTCGACACCCTCTCGTCCAGCGTGGCCGAGGTCCACGAGACCTTCGACGGCAAGCGTCCGCTGACGCCCGACGACGAAGCTGACGACGACGTGACGGAGTTAATTGCAGAAGTTCAGGAGTCACATCCGATTTTTGAGGAATAA
- a CDS encoding histone family protein has translation MSVELPFAPVDTIIRRNADELRVSADAAEELARRIQNHGADLAKDAAEHATADGRKTLMSEDFGVEQVVDKSDLELPVAPVDRIARLEIDDSYRVAMDARIALADILEDYADNVAKAAATLARHADRRTVKAEDIETYFKLFE, from the coding sequence ATGAGCGTCGAGTTGCCGTTTGCTCCGGTAGACACGATTATCAGGCGGAATGCAGACGAACTTCGAGTCAGCGCGGACGCCGCAGAGGAGTTAGCGCGCCGGATTCAGAACCACGGCGCGGACCTCGCCAAGGACGCCGCCGAACACGCGACGGCCGACGGGCGAAAGACCCTGATGAGCGAGGACTTCGGCGTCGAGCAGGTCGTGGACAAGAGCGACCTCGAACTCCCCGTCGCGCCCGTGGACCGCATCGCGCGACTGGAAATCGACGACAGCTATCGGGTGGCGATGGACGCCCGCATCGCGCTGGCGGACATCCTCGAGGACTACGCCGACAACGTGGCCAAAGCCGCGGCCACCCTCGCGCGCCACGCCGACCGGCGAACGGTCAAGGCCGAGGACATCGAGACGTACTTCAAGTTGTTCGAGTGA